A stretch of Myxococcus hansupus DNA encodes these proteins:
- a CDS encoding PAS domain-containing sensor histidine kinase produces the protein MTGQDPAGDSRHGSDATGLDTALLDQMPEAVAVCSLDGACLHVNPALERLLGRPGQDLLGRVLWALHPEWTERSFQDRFQQVARTGEPAEFENHVAPVERWFVLRLLRSHARVVLFCREITAEKKQEATLRALYDEMRRAQRHAAFLAQASEVLASSLEHDLILQRLAHLAVPVLADACSVDLPMPDGQVRRAAMAYAKPELQVVGEAFQTRFPVRTEDPAGIGKVLRVGLTEFVPDFAAVLASSQGGDLEYRRAVESLGITAYIIVPLISRGRVLGALTLLNSESRRRYTEADVRLAEDLARRAATSLDNGRLYTEAQEAVRARDSFLSVASHELNTPLTSLMLNIHALRRDMEPRAGSAPASVDALTGKVVAVQRQVSRLSSLVRELLDVSRITAGRLVLEREDLDLAALTREVVPRFFEDGVRAGCEIHLDAQGPVLGHWDRLRLEQVLQNLLSNAIKYGRGSPIEVRVGADDTQAWLSVKDHGMGIPPEGRARLFQRFERLASERHYGGLGLGLWIVKQIVDAMDGRIRVESTPGQGSTFTVELPRPPG, from the coding sequence TTGACCGGACAGGACCCTGCTGGCGACAGCCGCCATGGGTCGGACGCCACCGGGCTGGATACCGCCCTGCTGGACCAGATGCCGGAAGCGGTCGCCGTCTGCTCGCTGGACGGGGCATGCCTCCACGTGAACCCCGCCCTGGAGCGGTTGTTGGGCCGGCCGGGACAGGACCTGCTGGGGCGCGTGCTCTGGGCGCTGCATCCGGAATGGACGGAGCGCTCCTTCCAGGACCGCTTCCAGCAGGTGGCGCGGACCGGTGAGCCCGCGGAGTTCGAAAACCATGTCGCGCCGGTGGAGCGCTGGTTCGTGCTGCGGCTGCTGCGCAGCCATGCGCGCGTGGTCCTCTTCTGCCGCGAAATCACCGCGGAGAAGAAGCAGGAGGCGACGCTCCGGGCCCTGTACGACGAGATGCGCCGGGCGCAGCGCCACGCGGCCTTCCTGGCGCAGGCCAGCGAGGTGCTGGCGTCGTCGCTGGAGCACGACCTCATCCTCCAGCGCCTGGCCCACCTCGCCGTGCCTGTCCTGGCGGATGCGTGCTCGGTGGACCTGCCCATGCCGGACGGACAGGTGCGCCGCGCCGCCATGGCCTACGCGAAGCCGGAGCTGCAGGTGGTGGGTGAGGCCTTCCAGACGCGCTTCCCCGTCCGGACGGAGGACCCGGCGGGGATTGGCAAGGTCCTGCGCGTGGGGCTCACGGAGTTCGTCCCGGACTTCGCCGCCGTGCTGGCGTCCTCGCAGGGTGGGGACCTGGAGTACCGGCGGGCCGTGGAGTCCCTGGGCATCACCGCGTACATCATCGTCCCGCTCATCAGCCGGGGCCGGGTGCTGGGCGCGTTGACGCTGCTCAACTCGGAGTCGCGGCGCCGCTACACCGAGGCGGACGTGCGGCTGGCGGAGGACCTCGCCCGGCGCGCCGCCACGTCGCTGGACAACGGGCGGCTCTACACGGAAGCGCAGGAGGCGGTGCGCGCCCGGGACTCCTTCCTGTCGGTGGCGTCACACGAGCTGAACACGCCCCTCACCTCGCTGATGCTCAACATCCATGCCCTCCGGAGGGACATGGAGCCGCGCGCGGGGAGCGCCCCCGCGTCCGTTGACGCGCTGACGGGCAAGGTGGTGGCCGTGCAGCGGCAGGTCTCCCGCCTGTCGAGCCTGGTGCGCGAGCTGCTGGACGTGTCCCGCATCACCGCGGGCCGGCTCGTCCTGGAGCGCGAGGACCTGGACCTGGCCGCGCTGACCCGCGAGGTGGTGCCTCGGTTCTTCGAGGACGGGGTCCGGGCGGGTTGTGAGATTCACCTGGACGCCCAGGGCCCCGTCCTTGGCCACTGGGACCGGCTGCGTCTGGAGCAGGTGCTGCAGAACCTGCTCTCCAATGCCATCAAGTACGGCCGGGGCAGCCCCATCGAGGTGCGGGTGGGCGCGGACGACACGCAGGCCTGGCTGTCCGTGAAGGACCACGGCATGGGCATTCCGCCGGAGGGGCGCGCGCGGCTGTTCCAGCGCTTCGAGCGGCTGGCCAGCGAGCGGCACTACGGCGGGTTGGGCCTGGGCCTCTGGATCGTGAAGCAGATTGTGGACGCCATGGACGGCCGCATCCGCGTGGAGAGCACGCCCGGCCAGGGCTCCACCTTCACCGTGGAGCTGCCGCGCCCTCCGGGGTGA
- a CDS encoding excalibur calcium-binding domain-containing protein, translated as MRSIAGLFMAVSAVLLGACGEVSPGRCVDTNCEDYTSQSAAQAAYEADPECREDLDADKDGVACEEDGNSVRWCPSTSACGCSNKNKSACGGDPCCRWVVGSGCGCR; from the coding sequence ATGCGTTCCATTGCAGGTCTGTTCATGGCCGTGTCGGCGGTGCTGCTCGGGGCCTGTGGCGAGGTCTCCCCGGGGCGCTGTGTCGACACGAACTGTGAGGACTACACGTCCCAGTCCGCGGCGCAGGCGGCCTACGAGGCCGACCCGGAGTGCCGCGAGGACCTCGACGCGGACAAGGACGGCGTGGCCTGCGAGGAGGATGGGAACAGCGTGCGCTGGTGCCCTTCGACCTCCGCTTGTGGCTGCTCCAACAAGAACAAGAGCGCCTGTGGCGGCGACCCCTGTTGCCGGTGGGTCGTGGGCTCTGGCTGTGGGTGCCGGTAG
- a CDS encoding ATP-binding domain-containing protein, which yields MSHAEAPLPDNARAIIDEEEALLARVQSTLEAARRKSARGQDSQGLVAQLQVLRDDASTAAEADLPHIFAQMNQLRSLMERQETAKLPDPHAPYFAHLRLQGTGGTRDYLLGRTTFADVGAGVRVIDWRFAPVARVFYCYEEGDDYEEYFGERLAEGNVETRRLVVIERGVLTRIITGPLVLERGEGGAWRSVSRDFATLQSGGAGTAARPEFLGTGKGARHIDDAFGVTAMLDAEQYEAVTTGPDQPLLVLGSAGSGKTTVALHRLAKLAFDEPQKFPQARMKLIVPEEGLARLSRRLLAPLGLGNVAVQTRDAWLLATARSAFNLPGIKLWHDTPPLVSRLKRHPALRRALAARVGVPKTDGGTTLERLRQRLADAYLDRRFLDSVVHAAKGELPLTAIDETMEHTRLQTATPLAKALRDITDAERLVTVDGRSIEDDTPDAMAGTVDLDDLPILMFLKAQHTSLGLERLAHVVLDEAEDFSLFELFAVRQLLGKGRSCTLAGDEMQQTDAGFAGWSSVLNELDIRDAATCRLQVSYRCPRPVVELARQVLGDQAPEAPVNGRAGAPVGFHHFPDEAQAQLFIGEALRDLVAREPHASVGVIASSPEAAQAIYRVVEDQPWARRVSDGEFTFEPGVDVTDVGSVKGLEFDYVILPDATARAYPVDDESRRRLHVAVTRTSHQLWVVSSGVRSRLLTPEGAAAPR from the coding sequence ATGAGCCACGCCGAGGCGCCGCTGCCGGACAATGCCCGCGCCATCATCGACGAGGAAGAGGCCTTGCTGGCCCGTGTTCAGTCCACGCTGGAAGCCGCGCGGCGCAAGTCCGCACGCGGACAGGACAGTCAGGGACTTGTCGCCCAGCTTCAAGTGCTCCGCGACGATGCGTCCACCGCCGCCGAGGCGGACCTGCCCCACATCTTCGCACAGATGAACCAACTGCGTTCCCTCATGGAGCGCCAGGAGACCGCGAAGCTGCCGGACCCGCACGCGCCCTACTTCGCGCACCTGCGGCTGCAAGGCACGGGCGGGACGCGCGACTACCTGCTGGGCCGCACCACCTTCGCGGACGTGGGCGCCGGGGTGCGTGTCATCGACTGGCGCTTCGCCCCCGTGGCGCGCGTCTTCTATTGCTACGAGGAAGGCGACGACTACGAGGAGTACTTCGGTGAGCGGCTGGCCGAGGGCAACGTGGAGACGCGCCGGCTCGTCGTCATCGAGCGCGGCGTGCTCACGCGCATCATCACCGGGCCGCTCGTGCTGGAGCGCGGCGAGGGTGGCGCGTGGCGCAGCGTGAGCCGCGACTTCGCCACGCTCCAATCGGGCGGCGCGGGGACCGCGGCGCGGCCGGAGTTCCTCGGCACCGGCAAGGGCGCCCGGCACATCGACGACGCGTTCGGCGTCACGGCCATGCTGGACGCCGAGCAGTACGAAGCCGTCACCACCGGCCCGGACCAGCCGCTGCTGGTGCTGGGCAGCGCGGGCAGCGGCAAGACGACGGTGGCCCTGCACCGGCTGGCGAAGCTGGCCTTCGACGAGCCGCAGAAGTTCCCCCAGGCGCGCATGAAGCTCATCGTCCCGGAGGAGGGCCTGGCGCGGCTGTCCCGCAGGCTGCTCGCGCCGCTGGGCCTGGGCAACGTGGCGGTGCAGACGCGCGATGCCTGGCTGCTGGCCACCGCGCGCTCCGCCTTCAACCTGCCCGGCATCAAGCTGTGGCACGACACCCCGCCCCTGGTGTCCCGCCTCAAGCGGCACCCCGCCCTGCGCCGGGCCCTGGCCGCGCGCGTGGGGGTCCCGAAGACAGACGGGGGCACCACGCTGGAGCGGCTGCGCCAGCGATTGGCGGACGCGTACCTGGACCGGCGCTTCCTCGACAGCGTGGTGCACGCGGCCAAGGGCGAGCTGCCGCTCACCGCCATCGACGAGACGATGGAGCACACGCGCCTGCAGACGGCCACGCCGCTGGCGAAGGCGCTGCGGGACATCACCGACGCGGAGCGGCTCGTCACCGTGGACGGGCGCTCCATCGAAGACGACACGCCCGACGCGATGGCGGGCACCGTGGACCTGGATGACCTCCCCATCCTGATGTTCCTCAAGGCCCAGCACACCTCGCTCGGCCTGGAGCGGCTGGCGCATGTCGTGCTCGACGAAGCCGAGGACTTCTCCCTCTTCGAGCTCTTCGCCGTGCGGCAACTGCTGGGCAAGGGACGAAGCTGCACGCTCGCGGGCGACGAGATGCAACAGACGGACGCGGGCTTCGCCGGGTGGTCCTCGGTCCTCAACGAGCTGGACATCCGCGACGCCGCCACCTGCCGGCTCCAGGTCTCCTACCGCTGCCCGCGCCCGGTGGTGGAGCTGGCGCGGCAGGTGCTGGGCGACCAGGCCCCCGAGGCCCCCGTCAACGGCCGCGCGGGCGCCCCCGTGGGCTTCCACCACTTCCCGGACGAGGCCCAGGCGCAGCTCTTCATCGGCGAGGCCCTCCGCGACCTCGTCGCGCGCGAACCCCATGCCTCCGTGGGCGTCATCGCCAGCAGCCCGGAGGCCGCGCAGGCCATCTACCGCGTCGTCGAAGACCAGCCCTGGGCCCGGAGGGTGAGCGACGGCGAGTTCACCTTCGAGCCCGGCGTGGACGTCACCGACGTGGGCAGCGTGAAGGGCCTGGAGTTCGACTACGTCATCCTCCCGGATGCCACGGCCCGGGCCTACCCGGTGGACGACGAGTCCCGCCGCCGCCTCCACGTGGCCGTGACGCGCACCTCCCATCAACTGTGGGTGGTGTCCTCGGGCGTGCGCTCGCGGCTGCTCACCCCGGAGGGCGCGGCAGCTCCACGGTGA
- a CDS encoding metal-dependent hydrolase, translating into MDNLTHGLFGLAIGALRPPDARPGGPERASPTDRAVLVASVLAAELPDLDTLLARGDAVTVALQAHRGLSHALVSAPLVALIATLAARALFRGARWTPVFLTSLASVVFAHLLPDLWTGWGTRVLLPFSDTRLSLDWTMVVDPWVTLPLLAGAVVAWRRRAAWRRALLVGFACSAAYVGLRVATWATLTQRVEATYASAEAVRVFPLPFSVGTWRYVATLPGGVFAAGDVPLAGPPVEARREPASEDVLPEDLRAVPTVREALAWARFPRVRLEPLPEGGWSIRIADLRYHLRGEPTLAFVIHLDADNTVRHAELERGGSPGELLRRWRGQGTAP; encoded by the coding sequence ATGGACAACCTCACCCACGGACTGTTCGGGCTCGCCATTGGCGCCCTGCGCCCCCCCGACGCGCGGCCGGGGGGCCCGGAGCGCGCGTCCCCCACGGACCGCGCGGTGCTGGTGGCGTCGGTGCTGGCCGCGGAGCTGCCGGACCTCGACACGCTGCTGGCGCGCGGCGACGCGGTGACGGTGGCGCTGCAGGCCCACCGGGGCCTCTCCCATGCGCTCGTCTCCGCCCCGCTGGTGGCGCTCATCGCCACGCTGGCGGCCCGGGCGCTGTTCCGGGGCGCGCGGTGGACGCCTGTGTTCCTCACCAGCCTGGCGTCCGTCGTCTTCGCGCACCTGCTGCCAGACTTGTGGACGGGCTGGGGCACCCGGGTGCTGCTGCCCTTCTCCGACACGCGCCTCAGCCTGGATTGGACCATGGTGGTGGACCCGTGGGTGACGCTGCCGCTGCTCGCCGGGGCGGTGGTGGCGTGGCGCAGGCGCGCGGCCTGGCGCCGGGCGCTGCTGGTGGGCTTCGCGTGCTCCGCGGCCTACGTGGGCTTGCGCGTCGCCACCTGGGCCACGCTGACGCAGCGGGTGGAGGCCACCTACGCCAGCGCGGAGGCCGTGCGCGTCTTCCCCCTGCCCTTCTCCGTGGGGACCTGGCGCTACGTCGCCACGCTGCCCGGGGGCGTCTTCGCCGCGGGCGACGTGCCGCTCGCCGGTCCTCCCGTCGAGGCCCGGCGCGAGCCCGCCTCCGAGGACGTGCTGCCCGAGGACCTCCGCGCGGTGCCCACCGTGCGCGAGGCGCTGGCCTGGGCACGCTTCCCGCGCGTCCGCCTGGAGCCGCTTCCGGAAGGCGGCTGGAGCATCCGCATCGCCGACCTGCGCTACCACCTGCGCGGAGAGCCCACGCTGGCGTTCGTCATCCACCTGGACGCGGACAACACCGTCCGCCACGCCGAGTTGGAGCGCGGCGGCAGCCCGGGCGAGCTGCTGCGCCGGTGGCGGGGCCAGGGCACGGCCCCCTGA
- a CDS encoding DUF1552 domain-containing protein, producing the protein MLRELSRRSLLQALAGSTAALPLANLLGTTNAYAQGTAPPLRFVALFTSHGCLPEFWNPQGSETGFTLDFPNSMLSPLQAHRDKLLVVDGLDYQVLYEQGLTGHEGGPVTFLTGSKVSTASGDHLPESASLDQILGNHIGGGTRFRSLQLNAWEQFGGQHVYNSISFTANGSRVPFERDPANVYGRLFGAAPAPTADPSAVAGELARNRSLLDFLVKDATRLSKRLAGAERQKLETHLESLRDIERRLGSLGTGPSPSPTPQPADAACSGGNAPPSYGLGGLGDLNNMPALTRLHLDLIARAFACDLTRVVTMTIPGPSMPWIGVHEDTHNDIAHLLDVREEPRRTNIREKMVRVQRWYAEQLAYLMTQLASIQEGSGSVLDNTIILWGNELGDATGHMNVRVPTVLAGGAGGRFRMGRFLRARAAGSNPLDGWGGPRTPMRGAVAHNKLLVSIAQAFGVTGNTFGNPDYTGALPGLT; encoded by the coding sequence ATGCTCCGCGAACTTTCCCGACGCTCACTGCTCCAGGCGCTGGCCGGCTCGACGGCGGCGCTTCCCCTGGCCAACCTGCTCGGCACGACCAACGCCTACGCCCAGGGCACCGCGCCGCCGCTGCGCTTCGTGGCCCTGTTCACCTCCCACGGCTGCCTTCCGGAGTTCTGGAACCCGCAGGGGTCGGAGACGGGCTTCACGCTCGACTTCCCCAACTCCATGCTGTCGCCCCTCCAGGCGCACCGGGACAAGCTCCTGGTGGTGGATGGCTTGGATTACCAGGTGCTCTATGAGCAGGGCCTGACGGGGCACGAGGGCGGTCCGGTGACCTTCCTCACCGGCAGCAAGGTGAGCACCGCCAGCGGTGACCACCTGCCGGAGAGCGCCTCGCTGGACCAGATTCTGGGCAACCACATTGGCGGCGGCACGCGGTTCCGCTCCCTGCAGCTCAATGCCTGGGAGCAGTTCGGCGGCCAGCACGTCTACAACAGCATCAGCTTCACGGCGAACGGCTCGCGCGTGCCCTTCGAGCGCGACCCGGCCAACGTGTACGGGCGCCTCTTCGGCGCCGCGCCCGCGCCCACCGCCGACCCGTCCGCGGTGGCGGGGGAGCTGGCGCGCAACCGGAGCCTGCTGGACTTCCTCGTCAAGGACGCCACGCGCCTGAGCAAGCGGCTGGCGGGCGCCGAGCGCCAGAAGCTGGAGACCCACCTGGAGTCGCTGCGCGACATCGAGCGGCGCCTGGGCTCCCTGGGCACGGGGCCTTCGCCCTCACCGACGCCGCAGCCCGCGGACGCCGCGTGCAGTGGCGGCAACGCGCCGCCGTCCTATGGCCTGGGCGGCCTGGGTGACCTCAACAACATGCCGGCGCTGACGCGGCTGCACCTGGACCTCATCGCCCGGGCCTTCGCGTGTGACTTGACGCGCGTGGTGACCATGACGATTCCGGGGCCGTCCATGCCCTGGATTGGCGTGCACGAGGACACGCACAACGACATCGCCCACCTGCTCGACGTGCGCGAGGAGCCCCGGCGCACCAACATCCGCGAGAAGATGGTGCGGGTGCAGCGCTGGTACGCCGAGCAGCTCGCCTACCTCATGACGCAACTGGCCTCCATCCAGGAGGGCAGCGGCTCCGTGCTCGACAACACCATCATCCTCTGGGGCAACGAGCTGGGGGATGCGACCGGCCACATGAACGTGCGTGTCCCCACCGTCCTCGCGGGCGGCGCGGGCGGCAGGTTCCGCATGGGCCGCTTCCTGCGCGCGCGCGCGGCGGGCTCCAACCCCCTGGATGGGTGGGGCGGGCCCCGGACGCCCATGCGCGGCGCGGTGGCGCACAACAAGCTGCTGGTCTCCATCGCCCAGGCCTTCGGGGTGACTGGAAACACCTTCGGCAACCCCGACTACACGGGAGCGCTGCCGGGCCTCACCTGA
- a CDS encoding spermidine synthase, translating into MDMLRVAQRLVLVGLVVLACSAFASRKVLYEKASPYTLVSVTEDDEGRRYLGFDASGALQSVVRPGKPLDLVLPYTQVSMAGLAYVPAPKRILIIGLGGGAMPMFLRKVVPRAHIDVVDIDPDVVKVAKAYFGFKEDARLKAHVGDGRAFVEAKRPAYDLIFLDAYGPDSIPEHLATVEFLASVRAKLTPNGAVVGNVWAFPPNSRYDAMVHTWQVSFKQLSEFIVPQSSNRILVGVGYEEKVAVKTLEARAEKLERAHGVPFDLSGLVDRGYTDATERKPRGRVLKDADIPKPASATTPSQAR; encoded by the coding sequence ATGGACATGCTCCGAGTGGCCCAGCGACTCGTGCTGGTGGGGCTGGTGGTCCTCGCGTGCTCCGCCTTCGCGTCGCGCAAGGTCCTGTATGAGAAGGCATCGCCGTACACGCTCGTCTCGGTGACGGAGGACGACGAAGGCCGGCGGTATCTGGGCTTCGACGCCTCTGGCGCGTTGCAGAGCGTGGTCCGGCCGGGCAAGCCGCTGGACCTGGTGCTGCCCTACACACAGGTGTCGATGGCGGGGCTGGCCTACGTGCCCGCGCCCAAGCGCATCCTCATCATCGGGCTGGGGGGCGGGGCCATGCCCATGTTCCTGCGCAAGGTGGTGCCGCGCGCGCACATCGACGTGGTGGACATCGACCCGGACGTGGTGAAGGTGGCGAAGGCCTACTTCGGCTTCAAGGAGGACGCGCGCCTGAAGGCCCACGTGGGTGACGGGCGGGCCTTCGTCGAGGCGAAGCGGCCCGCGTATGACCTCATCTTCCTGGACGCGTATGGGCCCGACAGCATTCCGGAGCACCTGGCCACGGTGGAGTTCCTGGCGTCGGTGCGCGCGAAGCTGACGCCGAACGGCGCGGTGGTGGGCAACGTGTGGGCCTTCCCGCCGAACTCGCGCTACGACGCCATGGTGCATACGTGGCAGGTGTCCTTCAAACAGCTCTCCGAGTTCATCGTGCCCCAGAGCTCGAACCGCATCCTGGTGGGCGTGGGCTACGAGGAGAAGGTCGCGGTCAAGACGCTGGAGGCGCGCGCGGAGAAGCTGGAGCGCGCCCACGGCGTGCCGTTCGACCTGAGCGGGCTGGTGGACCGCGGCTACACGGACGCGACGGAGCGCAAGCCGCGCGGGCGGGTGCTGAAGGACGCGGACATTCCGAAGCCCGCGTCCGCGACGACGCCGTCGCAGGCCCGCTGA
- a CDS encoding pectin acetylesterase-family hydrolase: protein MKNLVLAGLTAAALVPAAARAEAVFSSIVDVIVDGGNNYNWQKVELPGTKCGNGSQFKFWVHRTGSPNLMFLFEGGGACWDYDTCSGRAGLLGAANPNGIGDDYITNFTAKYVSPLVNGADPGLPGRSKRDLVTKGWNIVYVPYCTGDVHVGNNVATYVDSTGQNPPLTWHHNGYTNTLAVANYAKTQFPNVQKMLMTGYSAGGTATAAGYYFVRKAINPARGYLLNDSGPIFLAPNANFRSRRLHDQIRQSWNLNSVFSLLPATFSQNDFGTINRMVAQEFPNDQLAYTGYTRDYNYSRFSYERFHTPNDKESVHGFWKQDQDALVTELNKYNNFSYFIPHERAINQSHCSTIITFIGAHACQQMEKKRHWWEYAEFPWSQTFKCYSEFVGMDLFLSRWINGNQRVRIYEPANGYNAEDPGMQIVAPLINGALGG, encoded by the coding sequence ATGAAGAACCTTGTCTTGGCCGGACTCACGGCCGCCGCGCTGGTGCCCGCCGCGGCCCGCGCGGAGGCGGTCTTTTCGTCCATCGTCGACGTCATCGTGGACGGCGGTAACAACTACAACTGGCAGAAGGTGGAGCTGCCGGGGACCAAGTGTGGCAACGGGTCCCAGTTCAAGTTCTGGGTGCACCGCACGGGCTCGCCCAACCTGATGTTCCTCTTCGAGGGCGGCGGTGCGTGTTGGGACTACGACACGTGCAGCGGGCGCGCGGGCCTGCTGGGCGCCGCCAACCCGAACGGCATTGGCGACGACTACATCACCAACTTCACGGCGAAGTACGTGTCGCCGCTCGTCAACGGCGCCGACCCGGGCCTGCCGGGCCGCAGCAAGCGGGACCTGGTGACGAAGGGTTGGAACATCGTCTACGTGCCGTACTGCACCGGTGACGTGCACGTGGGCAACAACGTGGCGACCTACGTCGATTCGACGGGGCAGAACCCGCCGCTGACGTGGCACCACAACGGCTACACCAACACGCTGGCGGTGGCGAACTACGCGAAGACGCAGTTCCCCAACGTCCAGAAGATGCTGATGACGGGCTACAGCGCGGGTGGCACGGCGACGGCGGCCGGCTACTACTTCGTGCGCAAGGCCATCAACCCGGCGCGCGGCTACCTGCTCAACGACTCCGGCCCCATCTTCCTGGCGCCCAACGCGAACTTCCGCTCGCGCCGGCTGCACGACCAGATTCGCCAGTCGTGGAACCTGAACTCGGTCTTCTCCCTGCTGCCGGCCACGTTCAGCCAGAACGACTTCGGCACCATCAACCGCATGGTGGCGCAGGAGTTCCCCAACGACCAGCTCGCGTACACGGGCTACACGCGCGACTACAACTACTCTCGCTTCTCGTATGAGCGCTTCCACACGCCCAACGACAAGGAGAGCGTGCACGGCTTCTGGAAGCAGGACCAGGACGCGCTGGTCACCGAGCTGAACAAGTACAACAACTTCAGCTACTTCATCCCCCACGAGCGCGCCATCAACCAGAGCCACTGCAGCACCATCATCACCTTCATTGGCGCGCACGCCTGCCAGCAGATGGAGAAGAAGCGCCACTGGTGGGAGTACGCCGAGTTCCCGTGGTCCCAGACGTTCAAGTGCTACAGCGAGTTCGTGGGCATGGACCTGTTCCTGTCGCGGTGGATCAACGGCAACCAGCGCGTCCGCATCTACGAGCCCGCCAACGGCTACAACGCCGAGGACCCGGGCATGCAGATTGTCGCGCCGCTCATCAACGGCGCGCTGGGCGGGTAG